Below is a genomic region from Neisseria zoodegmatis.
ATCCCCATCAAAGTCATTCCCCTCGAAGAAAAACTCAAAAAACCCGAATGGATTCGCGCCAAGCTGCCCACAGGCAAGAAATTTTTTGAAATCAAAAACATCTTGCGCGACCAAAAAATGCACACCGTCTGCGAAGAAGCCAGCTGCCCCAACATCGGCGAATGCTTTAGCAAAGGCACCGCCACATTCATGATCATGGGCGACATCTGCACCCGCCGCTGCCCATTCTGCGACGTCGGCCACGGCCGCCCCAATCCGCTCGACCCCGAAGAGCCGAAAAACCTCGCCGAATCCGTAGCCGCCATGAACCTGCGCTACGTGGTCATCACTTCCGTTGACCGCGACGACCTGCGCGACGGCGGCGCCCAGCACTTTGCCGACTGCATCAGCGCCATCCGCGAAAAAAGCCCCAACACCAAAATCGAAATTCTCGTGCCGGACTTCCGCGGCCGCTTGGATATCGCTCTCGACATCCTGTCGCGCACACCGCCCGATGTGATGAACCACAACCTCGAAACCCACCCGCGCCTCTACAAACAAGCGCGCCCCGGTTCCGATTACAAACACTCGCTCGAACTGCTGCGCCGCTACAAAGAAATGCAGCCCGACATCCCCACCAAATCCGGCATCATGGTCGGCTTGGGCGAAACCGACGAAGAAGTGCGCGAAATCATGCGCGATATGCGTGAACACAACATCGAAATGATTACCGTCGGCCAATACCTGCAACCTTCAGACGGCCACCTCCCCGTTTTGCGCTATGTAACGCCCGCGCAATTCAAAGAGTTTGAAAAAGAAGCCTACGAAATGGGCTTTACCAACGCCGCCATCGGCGCTATGGTGCGCTCAAGC
It encodes:
- the lipA gene encoding lipoyl synthase, which produces MSENKLDNAQGVKHKGAAKTARIPIKVIPLEEKLKKPEWIRAKLPTGKKFFEIKNILRDQKMHTVCEEASCPNIGECFSKGTATFMIMGDICTRRCPFCDVGHGRPNPLDPEEPKNLAESVAAMNLRYVVITSVDRDDLRDGGAQHFADCISAIREKSPNTKIEILVPDFRGRLDIALDILSRTPPDVMNHNLETHPRLYKQARPGSDYKHSLELLRRYKEMQPDIPTKSGIMVGLGETDEEVREIMRDMREHNIEMITVGQYLQPSDGHLPVLRYVTPAQFKEFEKEAYEMGFTNAAIGAMVRSSYHADEQASQALQENVLNG